The Aquiluna sp. KACHI24 genome contains a region encoding:
- the fabI gene encoding enoyl-ACP reductase FabI has translation MGILEGKKILVTGVLTEASIAFSAARLAQEQGAEVLLSSFGRMLPITTKIAERLPKPVKVIELDATNAEHLAALPGHVKEHLGSLDGIVHAIAFAPQTALGGNFMETEWSDVSTAVEVSAYSLKAITAACVPVLNNPSSVVGLTFDATVSWPVYDWMGVAKAAFESTSRYLARYLGDKGIRVNLVSAGPLRTTAAKGIPGFATMEELWTDRAPLGWDLTDTEAAAKGLVALLSDWFPATTGEMIHVDGGLHSTGA, from the coding sequence TTGGGAATTCTCGAAGGTAAGAAGATTCTTGTAACTGGAGTGCTGACCGAGGCGTCCATCGCTTTTTCGGCAGCCCGTCTAGCCCAGGAGCAAGGGGCCGAGGTTCTTCTCAGCTCCTTCGGACGAATGCTCCCAATCACCACCAAGATCGCAGAGCGTCTACCAAAGCCAGTCAAGGTCATCGAACTAGATGCCACCAACGCTGAGCATCTAGCGGCGTTGCCAGGTCACGTCAAGGAGCACCTAGGCAGCCTCGATGGCATCGTTCACGCAATTGCCTTCGCTCCACAAACCGCACTGGGTGGCAACTTCATGGAGACTGAGTGGTCTGATGTTTCAACCGCGGTTGAGGTTTCTGCATACTCGCTGAAGGCAATCACAGCTGCCTGCGTACCGGTTTTGAACAACCCAAGCTCGGTAGTTGGACTTACCTTCGATGCAACTGTCTCATGGCCGGTGTATGACTGGATGGGCGTTGCCAAGGCAGCCTTCGAGTCAACCTCTCGCTACCTGGCTCGCTACCTAGGCGATAAGGGAATTCGAGTAAACCTAGTTTCCGCGGGTCCACTCCGCACCACAGCGGCCAAGGGAATTCCTGGTTTTGCAACCATGGAGGAGCTCTGGACTGATCGTGCACCTCTCGGGTGGGACCTGACCGACACTGAGGCAGCAGCCAAGGGCCTGGTTGCGCTGTTGAGCGACTGGTTCCCAGCTACCACCGGTGAAATGATTCACGTTGACGGTGGTCTGCACTCAACTGGTGCCTAG
- the fabG gene encoding 3-oxoacyl-ACP reductase FabG yields the protein MESARTVLVTGGNRGIGFAIAEEFLASGYKVAVTARSGSGPAGSLTVRADVTDGESLDAALAEVEAALGPIEILVANAGITKDTLLMRMSDEEFETVVNTNLNGVFRVLRRVTKGMLKAKFGRVILIGSVVGLLGSAGQVNYSATKSALVGMARSVTRELGGRNITANVVAPGFIDTDMTAELSEELIAGYKQRIPAGRFAAPQEVAKVVRWLASDEASYISGAVIPVDGGLGMGH from the coding sequence TTGGAATCAGCCCGCACAGTTTTGGTGACCGGTGGTAACCGCGGAATCGGTTTTGCAATCGCCGAAGAGTTCCTCGCCAGCGGTTACAAGGTTGCCGTAACAGCACGTTCCGGTTCTGGCCCCGCGGGGTCACTAACGGTTAGAGCAGATGTCACCGATGGTGAATCGTTGGATGCTGCACTTGCCGAAGTTGAGGCTGCGCTCGGTCCGATTGAGATCCTGGTCGCAAACGCTGGAATCACAAAGGACACGCTCCTGATGCGAATGAGCGATGAAGAATTCGAAACGGTTGTGAACACCAACCTCAATGGTGTCTTCAGAGTGCTTCGCCGCGTTACCAAGGGCATGCTGAAAGCAAAGTTTGGACGCGTCATTCTTATCGGCAGCGTGGTTGGGCTACTGGGAAGCGCTGGGCAAGTCAACTATTCCGCTACCAAGAGTGCTCTGGTCGGCATGGCCAGAAGCGTGACGCGCGAGCTTGGTGGCAGAAACATCACGGCAAACGTCGTTGCTCCTGGTTTTATTGACACCGACATGACCGCCGAGCTCTCGGAAGAACTTATCGCTGGCTACAAGCAGCGAATTCCGGCAGGTCGCTTCGCTGCCCCTCAAGAGGTGGCAAAGGTGGTTCGCTGGCTCGCATCCGATGAAGCCAGCTACATTTCAGGTGCCGTTATCCCCGTGGATGGCGGCCTTGGAATGGGTCACTAG